One genomic segment of Melitaea cinxia chromosome 19, ilMelCinx1.1, whole genome shotgun sequence includes these proteins:
- the LOC123663024 gene encoding uncharacterized protein LOC123663024, with the protein MVAIYRALKLMTTKKSLKTAAVLSDSKSALMCLADPNGLNPIAQKIREKIADLTASGGQISMFWVKAHDTIPGNERADELAKEAATKLKGRHAYDLFPLSHAKRILRDATILEWQARYEEAAAGGTTRMFFPEVRKAHKIIKKIRMDNCLAQLFTGHGGFRSYLYKRKICSTPYCVCDDQTEETVEHILFDCPRFSKLRHDIENETDTNIEKHNLPIIIEDDRHRKKFLSYARKVVQKAGVANGANYN; encoded by the coding sequence ATGGTGGCCATCTACAGAGCCCTCAAGCTCATGACAacaaaaaagtccctaaaaacaGCAGCGGTGCTCAGCGATTCGAAGTCGGCACTAATGTGCCTGGCCGACCCGAACGGTCTGAACCCTATAGCCCAAAAAATTCGTGAAAAGATTGCGGATCTCACAGCCTCTGGGGGACAAATAAGCATGTTTTGGGTGAAAGCACATGACACGATCCCtggcaatgagagagcggacgaaTTAGCAAAGGAAGCTGCAACAAAACTAAAAGGTAGACATGCATACGACCTGTTCCCGCTCTCTCACGCCAAAAGAATTCTAAGGGATGCGACAATCTTAGAATGGCAGGCAAGATACGAGGAAGCTGCCGCGGGCGGAACAACAAGGATGTTCTTCCCTGAGGTAAGAAAGGCccacaaaataatcaaaaagatCAGAATGGACAACTGCTTAGCCCAACTATTTACCGGACACGGAGGCTTCAGGTCGTACCTCTACAAGAGAAAAATTTGCAGCACCCCTTATTGCGTGTGTGACGACCAAACCGAGGAAACGGTAGAACATATCCTATTTGACTGCCCGAGGTTCAGCAAATTAAGGCATGATATAGAAAATGAGACGGACACCAATATAGAGAAGCACAATCTGCCCATAATCATTGAGGATGATCGCCACAGGAAAAAGTTTTTATCCTACGCAAGGAAAGTCGTTCAGAAAGCTGGTGTGGCAAACGGGGCGAACTACAATTAG